The genomic window GTTGTGATATTAAAGAGTTGTAAACAATTCAAATAAACGTAGATTAAATTTCGCTTTTTATCGTTCGGTTCAACAACCAATAATCTAAGATAACCATTGCTGCCATGGCTTCTACAATGGGTACGGCTCTGGGTACCACACAGGGATCATGTCGCCCTTTTCCTTGCATAATGACCGTTTTACCATCTTTATTAATAGTTTCCTGATCTTGCATAATCGTAGCTACCGGCTTAAAAGCTACTTTAAAATAAATATCCATCCCGTTAGAGATCCCTCCCTGAATTCCGCCGGAAAGGTTGGTTTGAGTAGTACCATCATTGTTAAACAAATCATTATGCTGACTTCCTTTTAACTTTGCGCCTTCAAAACCGCTACCGTATTCAAAGCCTTTTACCGCGTTGATGGAGAGCATTGCTTTTCCTAATTCTGCATGTAATTTATCAAAAACAGGTTCGCCCAGACCAATGGGCACTCCGCTAATCACACAACTTACGGTACCACCCACCGTATCGCCTTCTTTTCGAATTTGCTTAATGTAATCTTCCATGGTTTTTGCCATTTGAGGATCAGGACAGCGTACCGGATTTTTTTCTGCTTCAGCAAAATCTAAATTCTGGTAGTTATTATTTAGTTCAATGTCTCCTACGCTACTTACATAAGCATTAAAGGATATAGAATTCAATACTTGTTTGGCGATAGCTCCGGCCACTACCCTACTTGCAGTTTCTCTTGCAGAAGAACGACCTCCTCCCCGATAATCACGAACTCCGTATTTCTGATCATAGGTGTAATCGGCATGTGAAGGCCGGTACGAATTTTTGATATGCGAATAATCCTTTGATTTTTGGTTGGCGTTTTTAATTACAAACCCAATAGGAGTTCCGGTAGTTACGTTTTCAAAAATACCTGAATAAAATTCAACGGTATCCGGTTCTTTACGTTGGGTTACAATGGCAGACTGACCTGGTTTTCTTCGATCTAATTCAGCTTGAATGACATTCATATCCAGGGTAACACCCGATGGACATCCGTCAATAACGCCACCAATAGCGGGACCATGAGATTCTCCGAATGTTGTTACTTTAAATAAGGTACCAAAGGTATTTCCTGCCATGTCAAAATTTTCGACAAATGTACTTGTTAATCTTTAAATAAAAAATTAGTAAAGGTGGTATGGGTTTAATTTTACGATAATGTGAGGAAGCAGGAAGCAAGATACGGAAGGCATGACCCTAATAGTGTAAAATTAATTATCGCGAAATAAAAGAAATCAGGAGCCAGGATACAGGAAACAAGATTTTCAATATTATAATAATTAGTCTTGATTCTTGATTCTAGAAGTGATAGCGACCTGCCCGTCCGCAGGCGGGTCTTGATTCTTTACCGGACACTATTAGTTTTAAATTAAGTTTTTAAGTCTAGCAACATCTAACTTCTGTTTTATTTAGGGAAAAAAGCGTCAATTCGAGTATTTTTTCGTAATAAAATGAAGAAAAAATGTATCGAGAATAGCTTTTTTGACTAAAATCCTTATTCTCCATAGTTCTGCTGAACTGGTTGAAGTAAACTTCTTCCTTTCGTCGAAGCACTCGAACCAACGAATTTACAACTATTATTATTCAAATGCACCGCAGATTAACATTTGGTTTATCTAAACTAGCGATAAATAGAAGTACATAGCTTTATTCTTCCCAATCCGTATGAAAAAACTTTTCTAAAGGTTGATCATTACGTTGATAGGTATGCGCGCCAAAAAAGTCCCGTTGTGCCTGTATCATATTTGCCGAAGCCAAGGCTGAAGTATAAGTCAATAGGTAATTTAAACCTGCTGATAATACTGGAACCGGACATCCTAAACTTAAGGCTTCTGAAACGGTTTTTTGTAAGGAACCCTTAGTTGAAATTACTCGGGTTACTATGTCTGGAAAGCGAAGAATAGTTTTTTGTTCTTCTCTCTTAAATAACTCGCTAATTTCCTGCATTAATTCACTTTTAATAATACAACCATTGGTCCATATTCGAGCGATTTCGGACAAATTTAACTGCCACTGATATTCTTCGGAAGCTTTGCAAATCAGATCAAAACCAATGGAATGATTGATAATGCTTCCTAAATGATACGCTTCTTCCAGGTCTTGTATAAAAGCATCACGATCCCCTTGAAAAGTGCTATTCTTTAATTGATATGCAGCAGCGGCTTCTACCCGTTCGCCTTTCATTCCGGAAAGATTTCGAGCCATGACTGACTCTGAAATGGTAGATACCGGCATTCCTAAATCTAAGGCCGCTACGGTAGACCAACCCCCGGTACCTTTCTGTCCGGCCTTATCCAATATTTTATCTATCAAATAACCTTCCCCTTCTTTTTTCTGTAAAATTTTAGCTGAAATGTCTAGTAAAAAACTACTTTTTCCGTTGCTTGCCCATTTGCTAAAAACCTCACTAATTTCCGGAGGGGTAAGCGTTATATAAAATCGAAGCAGGTAATAGATTTCAGCTATAAGTTGCATCTCTCCATATTCAATACCGTTATGCACCATTTTAATAAAATGCCCGGAACCTTCAGGTCCTACAAAGGTACAGCAAGGTTTTTCGTTTCTATCTTTTGCTGAAATGGCTTCCAAGAATTTTCCACTAACGTTATAAGCTTTTTCAGAACCTCCCGGCATGATAGAAGGACCTTTTAACGCACCTTCCTGTCCTCCCGAAATTCCTGCTCCTATAAATTCAATCTGATGTTCTTTCAAAAATTGACTACGGGCAATACTTTTCTGATAATGTGAATTCCCCCCGTCAATAATACAATCTCCCAGATCCAGATGAGGAAGCAAAGCTTTAATTACTAAATCCACCGGTTTTCCCGCATTTACCATAAGCATAATGCTTCTTGGTTTTTGCAAAGATTGTATAAAAGGTACTAGTTGATCAAATCCCTTAACTTTGGTTTGGTCTGCTAAACTTTCAACAAACAATTTTGCCACATCTACTTCTACCTCAGCAACCTGGCGGTTATAAACGGATACTGAAAAACCTTTGGATAACATATTTTGGGCAAGGCTTGATCCCATAACGCCTAATCCTATTAAACCTAATTGTGATTGTGTTGTTTGTATTTTCATTAAAACCTTATTTACTACTTCCTCTACGGATGAATTAATATGAACTCTTAAAATATCTTTAGATAGCTCTAAAGTATCAAACTGTGATTGTAAAAGAGCAGGATCAAAAAAATGTCCTGTTCTTTGAGAAATTCGTTCTTTTATAGCAACGTAAGTACCGTCTAATAATATAAAAATAGGAAGTACTACGCTTTTTGAAGCTAATAATTCACGATATGATATCTTTAAAGCAGAACAAGCTAAAACCGCCCCGTTTGCTTGTGACCATTTTTTAATTTCTAAAGCTAATTTTTCTAACCAGGGCCAACGGTCTTCATCTGTAAGCGAAATTCCATTTTTTAATTTATATATATTTTCTTTAGAATGAAAATCATCAGCATCATAAAAAGGTAAGGCTAGTCTTTCGGCTACTTTTTTACCAATAGAAGTTTTTCCGCTACCTGATACTCCAAAAATTATATAGACCATTACCTGAAAGAAACTAGAATTTAAAAATACTTATGTCTCACAAACCTACAAATACTAACGCTAATAGGAAATTTGTAGTTTATTTTTATCACAAGACCCAGAATGAACTGAAGCATAGCTAAATTTCATAGTATAACATCTCGATAAACGCTCGTTCCTCGCGAACTTAATGTGACGATTTAATTTTTATAAAGTTTTTTAAATAGCATTGGTAAGTCAAGTGGTTTTTATATTTAAGAATGGAAAACAAATTGTATGGAGACTTTTATGAATAACAGTTTTTAGTGATCTATTACTATAATAATGCTTCTTTAAAAATACTAATAGGATGCAAGGCCTTTCTACCCGTTCCATCATAGATTTGATGTCGGCAACTGGTACCTGGGGCTGCAATATTGATTTCTTCGGAAGCTTTTCTTATGGTTGGAAATAAGGTTTGCTCCCCTATTTCCATACTAATGTCATAGTGTTCTTTTTCGTACCCAAAGGAACCTGCCATCCCACAACACCCTGAGGGAATTATAGTTACTTCATAGTTAGTGGGTAAGTTGAGATAAGAAAAAGTGGCATGTACGGTAGATAAAGCTTTCTGATGGCAATGTCCGTGTATTTCTATGCGTTTTATGGCGGTGGTACATTGCGAAGCAGTAATATTTCCTTTTTCAATTTCAGTTTTTAAGAATTCATCGAGTAAAAATACCTTTTTAGCTAAAGATGTTGCTTTTTTAACATCCGGATATAAGCGTAAATATTCATCCCTAAAGGTTAAAATAGCCGAAGGTTCTATTCCCAATAAAGGTATTTCTTCAGAAAGTAATTCGGAAAAGATATCTACATTTTTAATGGCTAGCTTTTTTGCTTGTTCCAAAAGTCCTTTTGAAATAAATGCCCTTCCGCTTTCAGCATGGTTGGTAATTTTAACTTTGTAACCCAGTTTAGTTAAAACTATAATGGTATCTATCCCAATCTCGCTATCCAGTTGATCGGTAAATTCATCTATAAATAAATATACGGTTTGTAACGGATTTATGGGTCGTAATTTTTCCAGGTTTTTAGCACACCAGCTTCTAAGAGAGACAGAGCTTAACTCTGGTAATGATCGTTTTTCTGCGATACCTAAGCTTTTTTTTAACAGATTGGAAGTAAATGAGTTTTTAAAAACAAAATTGGTAATCCCTTTTACTTTTCTTCCGGTAGTATTCAGGTTATGGTTGTAAGCAAAAAGTTTGGTTCGTAAAGAAACTCCATTTTCTTTTTGGTATTGATATTCAAATTCCGCTTTCATAGCAGCTATATCTACATTTGAAGGACATTCACTGGAACAACCTTTACAACTGATACAAAGGTCAAAAGCTTCCTTTAATTCGGTATGGTTAAATTTGTTCTGCTGCTCTGAATTGGTTAAGAATTCCCTTAATACATTAGCCCGTCCCCGGGTAGTATCTTTTTCGTTTTTAGTGGCACGGTAACTGGGACACATAGTTCCGCCTGCCTCGATGGACTTCCGGCAATCTCCGCTCCCATTACATTTTTCAATTGCCCTTAATAAACCCAAAGAATCCGAAAAATTTAATAGCGTATGTACTTCAGGTTCTATACGATCCGGTTGGTACCGCAAGTTTTGATCCATAGGCAAGGGATCGATGATTTTACCGGGGTTAAAAATATTTTGCGGATCAAAAGCAGTTTTGATTGCACGCATGACTTCATAATTTTTTTCACCTAACATCAACGGAATAAAACCGGAGCGTACGATACCATCTCCATGTTCGCCACTCATCGCCCCTTGATATTTTTTAACCAGGTGTGCTACATCCGTAGTGATTTTTTTAAAGAGTACAACTTCTTCTTCTTTTTTTAAATTAAGAATGGGTCGTAAATGGATTTCGCCTGCTCCGGCATGGGCATAATACACCGCTTCCTGATCATATTTTATCATTAGGGTACTAAATTCTTCAATATACTCGGCAAGATCTGAAAGTGCCACGGCGGTGTCTTCAATACAAGCGACTGCTTTTTTATCACCGATCATATTACCTAGCAAACCTAAACCTGCTTTACGTAATTCAAAAGCACTACGGATCTGATCGCCTTTTAAAACCGGTTGGGCATATGAATTTGTATTTTCTTCTAAAGTTTTGATCAATTGCACAAGTTGAGTTTCCAAATCTGCAATGGAATCAGATCGAATTTCTAAGAGTAAAATTGCCTTTGGGTCTCCCGCTACAAAAAATCGGTTTTGTAGGTGTTCGCTATTATTTTTAGTACAATCCAGGATCACCTTATCCATCATTTCGCAAGTGAATAAAGTATGTTGCATTATTGGGACAACTGCTTGCATACATTCCTGAATTGTATGGAAGTGTGCCGCAACCATATAAGCTTCCTTAGGTGGAAGATTATCCAGTTGTAAGGTGATTTCAGTAGTAAAGGCTAAAGTACCTTCACTTCCGGACAGTAGGTTACAGAGGTTCAATGATGTTTGGTTATCCGTAAAAACTTCTGTATTTACTAAACTATCTAAGGCATATCCGGTATTTCTACGGTGAATTTCTGGTTTTGGAAAATTCTTATCAATTTCTTCCCGAATTTTAGGCGAAGAAAGCTTAGTAAAAAGGGTTTTGTAAATATTTCCTTCTAAAGAGACATCTTTTGCTTTCTGAAGTAAGTCCTCTTTAGTAATATCTTTAAAAGTTACCGTCGATCCATCTGAAAGCATGGCTTCCATAGCCTTTACTTTATCCCTGGTAACCCCATATTGAATAGAAGTTGTTCCGCTACTATTATTACCTACCATGCCGCCAATCATACAACGGTTAGACGTAGAGGTATTAGGTCCGAAAAAAAGACCGTAAGGTTCTAAATACCGGTTCAAGTCATCCCGAATTACTCCCGGCTGAACGCGAACTGTTTTGTTTTTGACGTTAAGACCGATAATTTGAGTCCAATATTTTGAAACATCCACTACCATCCCTTCTCCTACACATTGACCTGCCAGCGAAGTTCCTGCAGTTCTGGGAATCAGCCCGATATTTTGTTTGACGGCAAAGCGAATTAGTTTCTGTAAATCCTTTTTATTTTTAGGAAAGGCTACTGCTATTGGAATCTTCCGGTATACCGAAGCATCCGTAGCATATATCTTGAGGTGTAAGTCATCCCAATACAGTTCTCCTTCTATAACTTTCTCTAATTCTTCCAGATAGGTATGTATCACTATAGACATCTCTCAAAGGTACTTACTTTCTTAACAAAATTTTACCTGACTTGTATATACTTTTTTAAGTTTTTGTATGTTTACGCTCCTAAATAAATGTAGTAATTCTATGAAATCCTTATTTTTTATCGGTTGTTTACTAAGTGTTGGTTTTCTGTCTTTACAAGCACAGGATATTTCTAAAAATGCGATCGGATTGCGTTTAGGTGACGATGATGGTTTTGGTGCGGAAGTCTCTTATCAAAGAGGATTAGGTAACGCACAACGTCTGGAATTTGATTTGGGTTGGAGGGCAAATAACAACTTTGATGCCGTTAAACTTGCCGGAATATACCAATGGGTGTGGAATATTGATAAAGGGTTCAATTGGTATGCTGGTCCTGGAGCTGGTTTTGTATTTATAGATTTTGAAGATCCTTCCGGACGGGATGATAGCGAAACTTTTATATTTATCGCCGGTGATATCGGAGTGGAATACAACTTTGAATTTCCATTACTTATTTCCCTAGACTTTCGACCTGAAATCGGTTTTGGTAATAATGATGATGACCTAAGTTTTGATATTGGTTTAGGGGTTCGGTATCAGTTTTAGGTAGTGAGCTGATCACATCAATTTAGAAATTTGAATTGAGATAATAAATAATGGTTTTCTGGTTATTAGAAAATCGTTAAACCTTATTTAATGAAGTTATATTAAAAGATACCAAGAAACTACTTGCTTTTAAAAATAGTATTGCATTCCCTAATATTTAAACCCTACACTTATATATCATAATAAAGGGAACTACACAAGTGGTATTGAAAAGACATAGTTGTTTATGACTATGTAAAGTTATTAACTACAATTTGAAAGTTCAAATCCAATTTTATATCATTAAATTTGAAAAAAGAATCAATATAAAATGGACTATATAGAGATATTAGGATACAAGTCTATTAAATTTGAAAAAATTGAATTAAATCCAATTAATATATTAATTGGCGCAAATGGTAGTGGAAAGAGTAATTTTATCTCGTTTTTTGACTTTCTTAATAAGTTATATGATAGAAAATTGAATGACTATATTGCGTTATCCGGTGGTAATGACAAGATTCTTCACAAAGGTCAAAAAAATACTGATAGCATTTCTTTTAAAATCGAATTTGATGATGGTAACAATGGTTATGCATCTACTTTGGTTTCTGGTGTTAATCAATTTATATTTACTTCAGAAAGATTAATTTTTAAAGGAGATCCAGGAAGAGACATAAGTCGTTCAGATAGTGAAGCTCGTTTAAAAATTACGGATAATTATCGAGCTCCATATATACAAAATTACTTAAAAGGATTAAGGAAATATCATTTTCATGATACAAGTAAAAAATCGGCTTTTACTAAGTTAAGTCATTTGGAAAATGATATTTATTTTTTATATAACGATGGTGCAAATCTTTCTGCTTTCCTGTATGAAATAAGAAATACAAATAAAATTATATATAATCGAATTGTAAAAATTATTCAATCAATAGCTCCTTATTTTTCAGACTTTTTCTTTGAACCTAATAGTGAGAATTATGTTCGACTTCAGTGGATGGACAGATACAGTGATGTATTATTCGGAGCAACTGACTTGTCGGATGGAACAATAAGGTTTATTGCACTGACAGTACTCTTTATGCAACCAGATTTGCCAGATACAATAATCATCGACGAACCTGAATTAGGGTTACATCCTTCCGCAATAGCAAAACTTGCAGGAATGATTAAATCTGTTTCGATAAAAGGATGTCAAGTAATTATTGCAACTCAATCCACAGATTTAATAAGTCATTTTCTTCCTGAGGATATTATTACAGTCGACCAAATCAATGGTGAATCTGTATTTAAAAGGTTAAATAATAATGAACTTAATCAATGGTTAGAAGACTATACCATTGATGATTTATGGAAACGTAATATTATAACATCAGGTCAACCAAACTTTTAGGTTATTAATGAGTACGATTATAATTATTTGTGAAGGTGAGACAGAAAAAGAGTTTTGTGAAAAAACATTAAGTCCGTATTTCGCAGCCCAGAATATTTATGTTTATCCTCCCTTAATTAAAAAAACTATGGGAGGAATTGTAAAATGGAAGGAGTTAAAAAAACAAGTTTTATCACATCTCATGAATGATACGTCTGCTTTTGTTACCACTTTTATTGATTATTACGGTATCCATAGTAAATATGAGTTTCCTAAATGGGATAAGGCCGAAGCAGAAAATGATAAAAATAAAAGAATGGAAATTCTCGAAGAAGGAATGTTAATGGATATTGATAAAACCTATCGCTTTCGATATATTCCTTATTTGCAACTTCACGAATTTGAAGGCTTACTTTTTAACGAAATTAATGTGTTTCATGAACAAATATTACCAAATGAACTTGTCGGTCTTAAAGAATTAGAAGATATCTTCATAAAATATGACAATCCTGAGATGATTAACAATAAAAGAGAAACTTCACCATCTCACAGACTTCAGAGAATTATTAATGGTTATAATAAAGTTGTATATGGTAATATTTTAGCGGAATCAATCGGATTGGAAAAGATAAGAAATAAAAGTCCTAGATTTAACGAATGGTTGAATAAAATAGAACAGATTAAAAACAAGCCTAATGACAACACTATATCATGAAATAAATTATTAAATAGTTCAATTTTCTATTAATAAACATCACATAGAATAGAACACCAAAACCAATGTCACCGCACCAATACAAGTAGTAAAATAACCGAGCTTTTTGGATTTGGTCCATCCTGCTAAAGATATTACGGTCAATAAAGCAATAATACCAATTAAAAAAGAAGTACTACCAACGATTCTAACGGAAATCAAATCGTCTTTTATTAATTTCCGGGGATAACCTTTTGTGGTCATCAACAATAATTTAGTCATTGAGAAAACTGCGGTCAAGAAAAAACCAGCGGCGAGAACAGACATAGCCAATATACTATTGTAAAGTTTTGAATTTTTTAGCGATACTAATAAGTTTGCAACTATAGTAATTGAAAAACCTCCTAGTAGGGAACAAATTAGTAAGATTTGTTCTGCAAGATGATTAGCGTATCCTAAATCTAATTCAGACATACAATTTTACGGTATTTAGATTTTAGAACAAATTTGAGTTATCTAATTTATCAATATTTAGTATGTCAAACTCAAATCACCGCCAATGCACTTTCATACAGTTCTAAATACCTGGGTACAATCTGGTCAATATCAAATTTTTCCGCTTCCTTTCTAGCGTTCTGTTTAAATTGCTCTAAAGTTCGATCATCTCTAAGAATTTGTAGACTATTGGCAGCCATATCGTTTACCGCTCCAACACTACTTAAATATCCGGAAACTCCATGGATATTTACTTCGGGAATTCCACCAGCATTGGTAGATACTACGGGTACTCCGTGGGACATGGCTTCCAGTGCAGCCAGACCAAAACTTTCACGTTGTGAGGGTAATAAAAACAGGTCAGAAAAGCATAAGATTTTCTCAATTTCGTTACTATTTCCTAAAAAGATCACTTTGTCTTTGACACCTAATACTTTACATTGTTGTACCGCAGCATCCATTTCAGGGCCGTCCCCTACCATTACTAGTTTTGCTGGCAGTTGTTTTTGGATTCGGTAAAAAACTTCGATAACATCCCCGATTCTCTTTACTACCCTAAAATTACTTATATGGGTTACAATTCGTTCTTCAGGTAATGCCATCAGGTCTCTTTGACATTCTGTAAATTCGGTTTTCTTTTTTTGTGTATCAATAAAGTTAGGGACTACCTCAATGGGTATTTCAATATCAAATAAACGTAAGGTATCTTCTTTTAAACTTTGGGAAACCGAGGTCACTATATCACTTTTATTAATACTAAAAGTAACCGCAGGTTTGTAAAAAGGATGATTCCCAACTAAGGTAATATCCGTACCGTGCAAGGTAGTAACCATTGGAATGTCCAGGCCTTCTTCGGCCAACATTTTTTTTGCCATATAACCCGCATAGGCATGCGGAATTGCATAGTGTACGTGTAAAATATCTATATTATATTTTTTAATACTATCGACCAATTTACTGGACAAGGCCAATTCATAAGGCTGATAGTGAAATAACGGATATTCCGGTACGGTAACTTCGTGGAAATGTATATTCGGATTTAATAAATCCAGACGTACGGGTTGTTTATAGGTAATAAAATGAACCTGATGCTTCATTTTAGCAAGCGCAATTCCTAATTCAGTGGCAACTACCCCACTTCCTCCGAAAGTCGGATAGCAGACTATGGCAATATTCATAGAAAAACAATTTCTTTGTGTGCAAGTTACAAGAAAATTTGCGGGGGAATGTTTAAAGTTTATTAAAAAGCAGGCCATAAGCCGGATTCTGTAATTCTACCAAAGCGGAATTCCTTATCATTTATCTAGCCGTAACATTGCTGATACGATCTAACCGCCTACCCTCCGACATCGGGCGCGCAACCTTCAAACGTCGGTTTACATGGCGTTGCACCGTATAGAGTTTACCTGATTTCACTACAGCCTTACCTGTACATCCTTTCTGTTGCACTGGTCCTATCACACTAATAGCGTGATGACGGGTGTTACCCGCTATACCTGCGCTATGGTGTCCGGACTTTCCTCTCCCCGCTGATAGCGGACAGCGATAAGGTGGCCTGCTTGCGACAAAGGTATCCTTATAATTCAGAATTCAGAATTCAGAATTCAGAATTTTTAAAATGTTAATAACTTACCAGAAAAACCAATAGGTATATTTAAAAATCAAACTTCAATTTTTAACTTTGTTTTATGGAGCATTTTATCGTTTCTGCAAGAAAATACAGGCCTCAAACTTTTGAAGATGTTGTTGGACAGCAAGCAATTACCAATACTTTATTAAATGCTATAAAAAACGATCACCTCGCGCAGGCATTGTTGTTTACGGGTCCACGTGGTGTTGGTAAAACCTCCTGTGCCCGTATTCTAGCAAAAACTATTAACCAAGACGGTACTACCCAAGAAGATGAAGATTTTGCCTTTAATATTTTTGAGTTGGATGCGGCTTCTAACAACTCGGTGGATGATATCCGTAGTTTGATCGAGCAGGTTCGTATTCCGCCGCAGGTGGGAACCTATAAAGTATATATTATAGATGAGGTACATATGCTTTCGCAAGCAGCTTTCAATGCCTTTTTAAAAACTTTAGAAGAACCTCCAAAACATGCTATTTTTATTTTAGCTACTACAGAGAAACATAAAATTATTCCGACCATTCTCTCCCGTTGTCAGATTTTTGACTTTAAAAGGATTACGGTTACTGAAGCTAAAAACCACTTATTGAAGGTGGCTGAAAGCGAAGGTATTGAAGCTGATGAAGAAGCTCTTCATATAATTGCACAGAAAGCGGATGGTGCTATGCGGGACGCACTTTCTATATTTGACCGGGTGGTTAGTTATAGCGGGAAAAAATTAACGCGACAAGCAGTTACGGAGAACCTTAATGTTCTGGATTACGAAACTTATTTTGTTACCACGGATTTATTGCTTTCTAATAACATTCCGCAGTTACTACTTTCTTTTAACGAAGTACTTAGCAAAGGTTTTGACGGACATCATTTTATTGCCGGATTAGCGTCCCACTTTCGTGATTTATTAGTTTGTAAGAACCCAGAAACTATTAAACTTCTGGAAGTTGGAGATCAGACTAAAAAGAAGTATTACGAACAATCCAAAGAAGCAGACACTTCTTTCTTACTTAAAGGAATTAATTTAGCCAATGATTGCGATCTAAAGTATAAATCCAGTCGAAACCAAAGA from Aquimarina sp. ERC-38 includes these protein-coding regions:
- a CDS encoding AAA family ATPase — encoded protein: MDYIEILGYKSIKFEKIELNPINILIGANGSGKSNFISFFDFLNKLYDRKLNDYIALSGGNDKILHKGQKNTDSISFKIEFDDGNNGYASTLVSGVNQFIFTSERLIFKGDPGRDISRSDSEARLKITDNYRAPYIQNYLKGLRKYHFHDTSKKSAFTKLSHLENDIYFLYNDGANLSAFLYEIRNTNKIIYNRIVKIIQSIAPYFSDFFFEPNSENYVRLQWMDRYSDVLFGATDLSDGTIRFIALTVLFMQPDLPDTIIIDEPELGLHPSAIAKLAGMIKSVSIKGCQVIIATQSTDLISHFLPEDIITVDQINGESVFKRLNNNELNQWLEDYTIDDLWKRNIITSGQPNF
- the gnd gene encoding decarboxylating NADP(+)-dependent phosphogluconate dehydrogenase, encoding MVYIIFGVSGSGKTSIGKKVAERLALPFYDADDFHSKENIYKLKNGISLTDEDRWPWLEKLALEIKKWSQANGAVLACSALKISYRELLASKSVVLPIFILLDGTYVAIKERISQRTGHFFDPALLQSQFDTLELSKDILRVHINSSVEEVVNKVLMKIQTTQSQLGLIGLGVMGSSLAQNMLSKGFSVSVYNRQVAEVEVDVAKLFVESLADQTKVKGFDQLVPFIQSLQKPRSIMLMVNAGKPVDLVIKALLPHLDLGDCIIDGGNSHYQKSIARSQFLKEHQIEFIGAGISGGQEGALKGPSIMPGGSEKAYNVSGKFLEAISAKDRNEKPCCTFVGPEGSGHFIKMVHNGIEYGEMQLIAEIYYLLRFYITLTPPEISEVFSKWASNGKSSFLLDISAKILQKKEGEGYLIDKILDKAGQKGTGGWSTVAALDLGMPVSTISESVMARNLSGMKGERVEAAAAYQLKNSTFQGDRDAFIQDLEEAYHLGSIINHSIGFDLICKASEEYQWQLNLSEIARIWTNGCIIKSELMQEISELFKREEQKTILRFPDIVTRVISTKGSLQKTVSEALSLGCPVPVLSAGLNYLLTYTSALASANMIQAQRDFFGAHTYQRNDQPLEKFFHTDWEE
- a CDS encoding DUF4276 family protein, which produces MSTIIIICEGETEKEFCEKTLSPYFAAQNIYVYPPLIKKTMGGIVKWKELKKQVLSHLMNDTSAFVTTFIDYYGIHSKYEFPKWDKAEAENDKNKRMEILEEGMLMDIDKTYRFRYIPYLQLHEFEGLLFNEINVFHEQILPNELVGLKELEDIFIKYDNPEMINNKRETSPSHRLQRIINGYNKVVYGNILAESIGLEKIRNKSPRFNEWLNKIEQIKNKPNDNTIS
- the bshA gene encoding N-acetyl-alpha-D-glucosaminyl L-malate synthase BshA; the protein is MNIAIVCYPTFGGSGVVATELGIALAKMKHQVHFITYKQPVRLDLLNPNIHFHEVTVPEYPLFHYQPYELALSSKLVDSIKKYNIDILHVHYAIPHAYAGYMAKKMLAEEGLDIPMVTTLHGTDITLVGNHPFYKPAVTFSINKSDIVTSVSQSLKEDTLRLFDIEIPIEVVPNFIDTQKKKTEFTECQRDLMALPEERIVTHISNFRVVKRIGDVIEVFYRIQKQLPAKLVMVGDGPEMDAAVQQCKVLGVKDKVIFLGNSNEIEKILCFSDLFLLPSQRESFGLAALEAMSHGVPVVSTNAGGIPEVNIHGVSGYLSSVGAVNDMAANSLQILRDDRTLEQFKQNARKEAEKFDIDQIVPRYLELYESALAVI
- the aroC gene encoding chorismate synthase; the encoded protein is MAGNTFGTLFKVTTFGESHGPAIGGVIDGCPSGVTLDMNVIQAELDRRKPGQSAIVTQRKEPDTVEFYSGIFENVTTGTPIGFVIKNANQKSKDYSHIKNSYRPSHADYTYDQKYGVRDYRGGGRSSARETASRVVAGAIAKQVLNSISFNAYVSSVGDIELNNNYQNLDFAEAEKNPVRCPDPQMAKTMEDYIKQIRKEGDTVGGTVSCVISGVPIGLGEPVFDKLHAELGKAMLSINAVKGFEYGSGFEGAKLKGSQHNDLFNNDGTTQTNLSGGIQGGISNGMDIYFKVAFKPVATIMQDQETINKDGKTVIMQGKGRHDPCVVPRAVPIVEAMAAMVILDYWLLNRTIKSEI
- a CDS encoding FAD-binding and (Fe-S)-binding domain-containing protein — its product is MSIVIHTYLEELEKVIEGELYWDDLHLKIYATDASVYRKIPIAVAFPKNKKDLQKLIRFAVKQNIGLIPRTAGTSLAGQCVGEGMVVDVSKYWTQIIGLNVKNKTVRVQPGVIRDDLNRYLEPYGLFFGPNTSTSNRCMIGGMVGNNSSGTTSIQYGVTRDKVKAMEAMLSDGSTVTFKDITKEDLLQKAKDVSLEGNIYKTLFTKLSSPKIREEIDKNFPKPEIHRRNTGYALDSLVNTEVFTDNQTSLNLCNLLSGSEGTLAFTTEITLQLDNLPPKEAYMVAAHFHTIQECMQAVVPIMQHTLFTCEMMDKVILDCTKNNSEHLQNRFFVAGDPKAILLLEIRSDSIADLETQLVQLIKTLEENTNSYAQPVLKGDQIRSAFELRKAGLGLLGNMIGDKKAVACIEDTAVALSDLAEYIEEFSTLMIKYDQEAVYYAHAGAGEIHLRPILNLKKEEEVVLFKKITTDVAHLVKKYQGAMSGEHGDGIVRSGFIPLMLGEKNYEVMRAIKTAFDPQNIFNPGKIIDPLPMDQNLRYQPDRIEPEVHTLLNFSDSLGLLRAIEKCNGSGDCRKSIEAGGTMCPSYRATKNEKDTTRGRANVLREFLTNSEQQNKFNHTELKEAFDLCISCKGCSSECPSNVDIAAMKAEFEYQYQKENGVSLRTKLFAYNHNLNTTGRKVKGITNFVFKNSFTSNLLKKSLGIAEKRSLPELSSVSLRSWCAKNLEKLRPINPLQTVYLFIDEFTDQLDSEIGIDTIIVLTKLGYKVKITNHAESGRAFISKGLLEQAKKLAIKNVDIFSELLSEEIPLLGIEPSAILTFRDEYLRLYPDVKKATSLAKKVFLLDEFLKTEIEKGNITASQCTTAIKRIEIHGHCHQKALSTVHATFSYLNLPTNYEVTIIPSGCCGMAGSFGYEKEHYDISMEIGEQTLFPTIRKASEEINIAAPGTSCRHQIYDGTGRKALHPISIFKEALL